The DNA region TTGGCCAAAATGACCATTTCCCAATAGCAGGTTAATGGTAAAAGTAGTCCCTTCCCATTTTTTACTCTTAACTTCGATACTGCCATGATGCAAGGACACGATTTCTTTTGATAGCGCAAGCCCTAAACCGGATCCTCCTGAAGAGCTGTTTTCGGCCTGGTAAAACTGCTCAAATACATGGGCGGTGTCCTGCGGCTCCATTCCGATCCCGTTATCCTGGATGGCAATATCAACGGAGTTATCATCTCTGTTTTTGAAACTTACCTGGATACGGCCATTGTCGCTGGTAAACTTTAGCGCATTAGCTATGATATTAAAAAACACCTTATCTAACAGGTTAACATCATACCAAACAATTATCTGTTGCTCATCGCTTACCAGGCTCAGGCTGATATTACGCTTCTGGGCATTTTCCTGAAAACTTGTAACGATCTCCCGGACAAATTCAATAATATTATTAGGAGATACATTGATCTGCTGTTTATCATATTCTATTTTACGGTACTCGATCAACTGATTAACCAGGCGCAGCAAACGGTATACGTTTTTATGGATTAGTTTCAGACTTTTCCCTGCAACCAGGTTTAGCTTTTCATTACTCATCATATCTTCTACCGGCGAGAGGATAAGTGTGAGCGGCGTACGGAACTCATGAGAAATATTGGTGAAAAATTGCAGTTTAGCCTCCGTCGCTACTTCAGCTTTTGCCGACATCTCGATGAGCTGGTTACGCTGCTGCAGAATTTCATTATTTTTTACCTCAAGGCTTTTGTTGATCTTCCGGTTTTCCATGAGCCAGTAAAATGCAAGACCGCCAAAAACAATAGCTAACACCAGCGACATTACAATTACATTTAAAACCAATTGCTGGCTGTTGTACACCTCACGCTGCTCCGTCAATAATGATCGCTGCCGTTCAATATCTTTCTGCTGACTGCTGATCTTGCTCCATTGCATTTTCATTAGCTGTACATTGGCAGAGTCAATAACAACCGACTGTAACAGGTTTTCCCTTGCGAACGACTCTTTATTCAGGATCCTGAAAGCGGTCATAATTGCTTCTTTACCCCCTGTAGGATATAGCATACTGGCATTGATAGTTTTTGAAGCAACCATTTGCAGGCCACCTCCATGTCCGGGCAGGGCATCAACACCCAATACTTTAATGCCGTGCAAATTAAACCCGTCAAGCACCTCTCTTGTCCCGAGGGCCATTACGTCGTTATGCGCAAATATTACATCTGCATTTTTTATAACAGGCACTATCCTGGTCAATTGCTTTTTAGCGCTATCCTTTAACCAATCGCCATATATCCTGTCGGCTATATTAATATCAGCATATCGCCTTAACCCGTCGGAAAAGCCGCGGTCCCTTTCAATAGCCGGAGACGAGCCGGGCAGCCCCATAACTTCTACAACGCTCCCCCTTCCCTTTAAAAGGGCACCTGCATATTCACCCGCCATTTTACCTATCTGGTAATTATCCGCACCAACATAAGCTGTATATAAAGCTGATGATGTTTTACGGTCGATCACGATTACGGGGATACCTTTATTGTACGTTTGTTCCACTATCCCGGTGAGGGGCTGCGCTTCGTTGGGTGATATGATCAG from Mucilaginibacter sp. SJ includes:
- a CDS encoding hybrid sensor histidine kinase/response regulator transcription factor codes for the protein MTLLNQWRAKNIRTGIILIGFMMLIAAGCKRADKTSQYTIGFSQCIGSDLWRRTMLDEMRMELSLHPDARFIYADADGNSSKQVEQVKKMLDDGVDLLIISPNEAQPLTGIVEQTYNKGIPVIVIDRKTSSALYTAYVGADNYQIGKMAGEYAGALLKGRGSVVEVMGLPGSSPAIERDRGFSDGLRRYADINIADRIYGDWLKDSAKKQLTRIVPVIKNADVIFAHNDVMALGTREVLDGFNLHGIKVLGVDALPGHGGGLQMVASKTINASMLYPTGGKEAIMTAFRILNKESFARENLLQSVVIDSANVQLMKMQWSKISSQQKDIERQRSLLTEQREVYNSQQLVLNVIVMSLVLAIVFGGLAFYWLMENRKINKSLEVKNNEILQQRNQLIEMSAKAEVATEAKLQFFTNISHEFRTPLTLILSPVEDMMSNEKLNLVAGKSLKLIHKNVYRLLRLVNQLIEYRKIEYDKQQINVSPNNIIEFVREIVTSFQENAQKRNISLSLVSDEQQIIVWYDVNLLDKVFFNIIANALKFTSDNGRIQVSFKNRDDNSVDIAIQDNGIGMEPQDTAHVFEQFYQAENSSSGGSGLGLALSKEIVSLHHGSIEVKSKKWEGTTFTINLLLGNGHFGQTLQEHINTKQTDLEERAKIYVTDLAAPVTLTDEGQIFGTPREQSVLIIEDNKDLLNYLCEKLGTTYEIFTADNGTSGLNETFERVPDLIISDVVLPGMSGKTLTVKLKTDIRTSHIPIILLTAQGSVEQQIDGITCMADAYIVKPFNFDYLLATVNNLIKSRATLKEHFTSDVSKSTVPVSKALDKKFLNDFAGIVEQNLANENFSVDEICKLIGISRIQLYRKVKALLGCSISDYILNRRLKKAKYLLMNEGYPISEITYMVGFSTPNYFSTVFKAKYGCTPSEYKRKQQHS